A part of Fusarium oxysporum Fo47 chromosome III, complete sequence genomic DNA contains:
- a CDS encoding HAD-like domain-containing protein, with the protein MTGYKEPVVPNGSSFRPMNIPGLTLAQPRQSDAPKNAPKGPKKKSKAAADAKIPKGPKAMIQAPPTQRRSSSPHKIPSRASGGVPEPTPQYMAQANLSPERLPQPRRILIIMDLNGTLLYRPNKRRPFNFVERPHAKTFMKYCLDAFHVAIWSSARPENVNKMVEQLLTPEQREQVLVVWGRDSFGLSEGDYNAKVQVYKRLTTVWTNPRVRAAHPQAHKGGLWNQSNTILVDDSLEKGRSEPFNTLTLPEFSGLSTEMPNVLPQVHDYLNELAYQADISRFVRQSPFKLDPVYVLPEDAA; encoded by the exons ATGACAGGATATAAAGAGCCCGTCGTGCCGAATGGGTCGTCATTCAGGCCGATGAACATACCGGGCCTCACGTTGGCGCAACCGAGACAGAGTGATGCGCCCAAGAATGCGCCCAAAGgccccaagaagaagagtaaAGCGGCTGCAGACGCAAA AATCCCCAAAGGCCCCAAGGCAATGATCCAGGCCCCTCCAACTCAACGCCGCTCTTCATCGCCCCACAAGATCCCAAGCAGAGCCTCTGGTGGTGTTCCTGAACCTACGCCCCAATATATGGCCCAAGCAAACCTCAGCCCCGAACGACTCCCTCAACCGCGTCGCATTCTCATTATAATGGACCTCAACGGTACTCTCCTCTATCGACCCAACAAACGCCGGCCCTTCAACTTCGTCGAGCGACCTCATGCAAAGACCTTCATGAAATACTGCCTCGACGCTTTCCATGTTGCGATTTGGTCCTCAGCCCGTCCTGAAAACGTCAACAAGATGGTTGAACAGCTCCTCACACCTGAGCAGCGTGAGCAAGTTCTTGTCGTCTGGGGTCGTGATTCTTTTGGTCTCTCGGAGGGTGATTATAACGCAAAAGTGCAGGTCTACAAACGCCTCACGACTGTATGGACTAATCCGCGGGTGCGGGCTGCTCATCCCCAGGCTCATAAGGGAGGTCTTTGGAATCAGAGCAACACTATTTTGGTTGATGACTCGTTAGAGAAGGGCCGGAGTGAACCATTCAACACGCTTACGCTTCCAGAGTTCTCCGGACTGTCTACGGAAATGCCCAATGTCTTGCCCCAGGTTCACGATTACCTGAATGAACTGGCCTACCAGGCGGATATCAGCCGCTTTGTAAGACAGTCACCTTTCAAGCTTGATCCAGTTTATGTCTTGCCAGAGGATGCAGCCTAG
- a CDS encoding uncharacterized protein (expressed protein), whose protein sequence is MSPKDLFTKYFPRRKKQRDTEKSKPTPDEPIPRRAYTAPVHIQKTPTNKASSAGPPRGRYHVPATTDGGNYPVGNMYGGVSDDTAGNSHGHGHRDRGNWGWGGVEDGSGSGGHGYGGHGDHGGSSSGGGCSDSGGGSGGGDSGGSSGGGGDGGGGGGGGGGATAYKPWNGTIPESVNEECRQALSTDIDCPFVLGRDSVESGLYLKDPALAASYCSSSCRSSLRQYFLDFSRACYKEDLLEGLLGLDATVDYALSLFGTQEYLCVADENGLCLEAFYKKERDFCSECGLKLAGISAMFEFKKPLNIGPNKYMCLQENCAKDENSFLSKDDGKAKLDRFFKELI, encoded by the exons ATGTCTCCTAAAGATCTTTTTACCAAATATTTCCCAAGacggaagaagcaaagagacACTGAAAAGTCAAAGCCAACACCTGACGAACCTATACCAAGACGCGCCTATACAGCTCCAGTACATATACAGAAAACACCTACAAACAAGGCAAGCTCTGCTGGGCCTCCACGGGGAAGATACCATGTCCCAGCTACCACTGATGGTGGAAACTACCCCGTTGGAAACATGTATGGAGGAGTCTCGGATGACACAGCTGGCAACAGTCACGGTCATGGGCACAGGGATAGAGGGAATTGGGGATGGGGAGGAGTAGAAGATGGTTCAGGCAGTGGCGGTCATGGCTATGGAGGCCATGGAGATCATGGAGGCAGCAGTAGTGGAGGAGGATGTAGTGATTCGGGCGGAGGaagcggaggaggagataGTGGTGGAAGCagcggcggtggtggtgatggtggaggaggcggaggcggtggtggaggag CTACCGCTTACAAGCCATGGAACGGCACAATCCCCGAGTCCGTTAACGAAGAATGTCGCCAAGCTCTCTCAACAGACATTGACTGCCCTTTCGTCCTCGGTCGAGATTCGGTAGAAAGCGGACTTTATTTGAAGGACCCAGCACTAGCAGCATCATACTGCTCATCGTCATGCCGCTCTTCTCTTCGGCAATATTTCTTGGATTTTTCGAGAGCTTGCTACAAAGAAGACCTTTTGGAAGGGCTTCTAGGGCTAGACGCAACAGTAGATTACGCCCTGTCCCTTTTCGGGACACAGGAGTATCTTTGTGTTGCCGACGA GAACGGGCTTTGTCTTGAAGCCTTTTACAAAAAGGAACGGGACTTTTGCTCGGAATGCGGACTCAAGCTGGCGGGTATAAGCGCCATGTTCGAGTTTAAGAAGCCATTAAACATTGGGCCAAATAAGTACATGTGTTTGCAAGAGAATTGTGCAAAAGATGAAAATAGTTTCCTGTCCAAAGATGATGGAAAGGCTAAGTTGGACAGGTTCTTCAAGGAGTTAATATAA
- a CDS encoding mitochondrial 37S ribosomal protein MRPS9: MSTFTHSLRQLRCQGKLFRAPWPQPALQRATFPLGVRSIASETSSTIVEPKTDPFAVIDSSSKISLPFQDVQHARAVPVSASYFSREPQFNEMYLRIARLLTKYYTLPTLPPSAAPPTAWVKLDEMRSKLGEPIKASHYAKVIRVAKRLNQIETSLFPEEVRVALEDFKRDINPFMNVPHEVTVDKFGRAIGVGKRKESTARAWVVEGTGEVLINGKTLSQAFGRVHDRESAVWALQATERLDKYNVWALVEGGGTTGQAEALTLAVAKALIVHEPALKTALRKAGCITRDPRTVERKKHGHVKARKMPAWVKR, from the exons ATGTCGACATTTACACACAGCCTACGGCAGCTAAGATGTCAAGGCAAACTTTTCCGAGCACCATGGCCTCAGCCTGCCTTGCAAAGAGCGACTTTTCCCCTCGGTGTACGAAGCATCGCCAGTGAAACATCTTCAACGATCGTCGAACCCAAGACCGACCCTTTCGCCGTGATAGATTCGAGTTCGAAGATTTCTCTGCCATTCCAAGACGTCCAGCATGCGAGAGCCGTTCCCGTCTCGGCTTCGTACTTCTCTCGGGAACCTCAATTCAATGAGATGTACCTCCGAATTGCTCGTCTTCTCACCAAATATTACACTCTTCCGACACTACCCCCAAGCGCTGCTCCTCCGACAGCTTGGGTAAAGCTCGATGAAATGCGATCGAAACTTGGTGAACCAATTAAGGCCTCCCACTACGCCAAGGTGATTCGAGTTGCCAAGCGCCTGAACCAGATTGAGACCTCACTCTTCCCTGAGGAAGTCCGGGTTGCTCTTGAGGATTTTAAGCGAGACATCAACCCTTTCATGAACGTACCTCATGAAGTGACAGTCGACAAGTTTGGACGAGCCATTGGTGTCGGCAAGAGAAAGGAATCTACTGCTCGGGCTTGGGTTGTGGAGGGTACAGGAGAGGTGCTGATCAATGGCAAGACCCTCAGCCAAGCTTTCGGTCGTGTTCATGATCGTGAGAGTGCGGTCTGGGCTCTTCAGGCCACTGAGAGATTAGACAAGTACAATGTCTGGGCATTGGTGGAGGGTGGTGGAACAACCGGTCAGGCCGAGGCTCTTACGTTGGCGGTTGCCAAAGCTCTGATCGTTCACGAGCCAGCGCTCAAAACTGCTCTTCGAAAAG CTGGGTGTATCACCAGAGACCCAAGGACagtggagaggaagaagcacGGCCATGTCAAGGCACGCAAGATGCCTGCCTGGGTCAAGCGATAA
- a CDS encoding mediator complex, subunit Med5: MDSRAAAAEAMRLAIEYWSQFVARCISQRLDTEKFENYVRLVHDQHPLPPALVADFFLRPQPSNDNSLDPRIPPYLQVLTRLGYVDAPSILKALYKYSSLHAYAQQPNANDGKETEKETEQSDDKEKDEQKQKVTRWKSSYWAEEVLFYGITKSVVEGKAIRDSKTALDMTRIISKLMVLFTTAFAADMLEQLHTAQVRDEMESSRAALVALLLRMCENDILVGAVSKPIAKDVRKEMSASLASFVPTLQLVPQITDKLEQFRTEILASSDPADKKKQATNAAMDELLDSAVGLDNFVVAEIPVSNTRAGLYIYLNAALIARPLLDDHALFSYMSNKYQGDIQSSAIDLILASFDILANAVFRNEGQKDAHLLRSFLINKVPILLYQLLPPGFPGTSAEFCITEALSHVDTSLFPTASLMFDESRNNNPYTESIREEFCAACVLHGLVQREHVERILGEISLSYEPSLQKHSKDKLVQDCLSDTEKIQGLVRELDKMDGNVGAVCQALVEVLRQSCHSKETMSLKVLCSQLAAKPQSLDVILLFEKLPNILEPLCQLLDNWRYEDDQEEYQPVYEEFGAVLLLVLAFTYRYNLNAVDIGIASPDSWVAKIIGRGHIGRQCNELTQRENDHLNGWIHGLFDTEAGGLGDELMSSCPPQEFYLVVAPLFQSIVVAYTHGYLNDESLKGGIEYLVDTFLLPSLVPAIRFLADYLWIDQKEQKSIIKILQLILLPSSISGEASTMLSSVKNLIAKPLEHALRTYQRRDPKNQDIEPLLRTLKDSIPLSRRTGGTDLNELESWTVTPPTGLSSAIKLTIQGLVHWSIHPAMNSMPTSYTHRQILAALKIMGPKRVLHVILEEIRQHTEAGSASIVYDVAISLICAPDAAKDAPAVVDANGNMLPPVQRQRSLRDLLKVEAEGCRKLQKKDPALAEIVVRLHRRVEAQMIIPQPPGILQTAEMSLNLDGDTAALGDAMAAAASGVQGDNMSVDNLTLDVSMGGVPSDLGLGSANDGGSLDPSGDAAMFEGFDTQDMDNFDWDDIGNSF; encoded by the exons ATGGACTCTCGCGCAGCAGCCGCAGAAGCGATGCGCTTGGCCATAGAATACTGGTCTCAATTCGTCGCACGCTGTATCTCTCAACGTCTCGATACAGAGAAGTTCGAGAATTACGTTCGACTCGTCCATGATCAACATCCTCTACCTCCCGCCCTCGTCGCCGATTTCTTTCTTCGTCCTCAACCATCAAACGATAATAGTCTCGACCCTCGAATCCCTCCATATTTACAAGTACTCACAAGGCTCGGCTACGTGGATGCACCATCAATACTGAAAGCGCTATACAAATACTCGTCTTTACATGCATATGCACAACAACCGAACGCCAATGACGGCAAGGAGACCGAAAAGGAGACCGAACAAAGCGATGATAAAGAAAAGGATGAACAGAAACAGAAGGTTACTCGATGGAAGAGCTCTTACTGGGCTGAAGAGGTACTTTTCTACGGGATTACCAAGTCCGTAGTAGAAGGCAAAGCAATACGAGATTCAAAAACGGCATTGGATATGACAAGGATTATTTCCAAATTGATGGTGCTTTTCACTACTGCTTTTGCAGCTGATATGCTTGAGCAATTGCACACAGCCCAGGTACGGGATGAGATGGAGTCGTCGAGGGCAGCTCTGGTCGCACTGTTACTGCGGATGTGCGAGAACGATATCCTTGTAGGAGCTGTGAGCAAACCAATTGCCAAAG ACGTCCGGAAAGAAATGTCTGcaagcttggcaagcttTGTGCCAACGTTACAGCTCGTGCCGCAAATAACAGACAAGCTCGAGCAGTTTCGAACGGAGATCCTTGCCAGCTCTGATCCCGCcgataagaagaagcaagCTACTAATGCTGCTATGGACGAACTTCTGGATTCAGCTGTTGGCCTGGACAATTTTGTTGTAGCAGAGATTCCAGTCAGCAACACTCGGGCAGGATTGTACATCTATCTAAACGCTGCG CTTATTGCACGTCCTCTTTTAGATGACCATGCTTTGTTTTCATACATGAGCAACAAGTATCAAGGAGATATCCAATCCAGTGCCATCGACCTGATTCTCGCGTCGTTTGATATCTTGGCCAACGCGGTTTTCCGCAATGAGGGACAGAAAGACGCCCATCTTTTGAGATCATTCTTGATCAACAAAGTTCCTATACTTCTCTATCAGCTATTGCCCCCTGGCTTCCCAGGCACATCGGCTGAATTCTGCATCACGGAGGCACTGAGCCATGTGGATACAAGCCTGTTTCCTACAGCGTCACTCATGTTTGACGAGTCTAGAAACAATAACCCTTATACGGAAAGTATTAGAGAAGAGTTTTGCGCTGCATGTGTACTGCATGGCCTCGTGCAAAGGGAGCACGTGGAGAGGATTTTGGGAGAAATATCTCTTTCCTACGAACCATCTTTACAGAAGCATTCCAAAGATAAGCTTGTGCAAGACTGTTTGTCTGATACCGAAAAGATTCAGGGGCTCGTTCGGGAACTCGACAAGATGGACGGCAATGTCGGTGCAGTATGCCAAGCACTTGTTGAG GTGCTACGGCAATCATGTCATAGTAAGGAAACGATGTCGTTGAAAGTATTATGCAGTCAACTTGCTGCAAAACCACAGTCATTAGACGTCATTCTTctgtttgagaagcttccGAACATCCTTGAACCCCTGTGTCAACTGCTTGATAACTGGCGTTACgaagatgatcaagaagaGTATCAGCCTGTGTACGAGGAGTTTGGTGCCGTTCTACTGCTGGTTTTGGCTTTCACCTATCGGTATAACCTAAACGCAGTGGACATTGGCATCGCCAGCCCTGACTCTTGGGTTGCTAAGATTATTGGCAGGGGACATATTGGACGACAATGTAATGAGCTCACTCAAAGGGAGAATGATCATCTCAACGGATGGATTCATGGACTATTTGATACTGAGGCCGGTGGCCTTGGTGACGAGTTAATGTCATCTTGCCCCCCGCAAGAGTTTTATCTTGTTGTGGCGCCTCTATTTCAGAGCATTGTGGTTGCATACACGCATGGCTATCTCAACGACGAAAGCCTCAAGGGAGGCATAGAAT ACCTTGTGGATACCTTCTTATTGCCATCTCTTGTGCCGGCGATTAGATTCCTGGCGGACTATCTCTGGATCGACCAAAAGGAACAAAAGTCCATCATAAAGATTTTGcagctcatcctccttcCAAGTTCCATCTCGGGAGAAGCAAGCACAATGCTTTCATCCGTCAAAAACCTCATTGCAAAGCCTTTGGAGCATGCTTTACGAACATACCAACGTCGAGATCCCAAGAATCAAGACATTGAACCTCTTTTGCGGACTCTCAAGGATAGCATCCCCTTGTCACGCCGGACAGGAGGGACTGACCTCAATGAGCTCGAGTCTTGGACTGTTACACCTCCTACTGGTCTCTCTAGTGCCATCAAACTTACCATCCAAGGTCTTGTCCACTGGAGCATTCATCCCGCTATGAACAGTATGCCGACTTCTTATACCCATCGACAAATCTTGGCTGCTTTGAAGATAATGGGCCCCAAACGAGTATTGCACGTTATCTTGGAGGAGATTCGACAACACACAGAGGCTGGGAGTGCCAGTATTGTCTACGACGTGGCTATCTCGTTGATCTGTGCACCTGACGCTGCGAAAGATGCCCCTGCAGTTGTCGATGCAAACGGAAACATGCTTCCACCGGTCCAGCGTCAGCGTAGTCTTCGTGACcttctcaaagtcgaagCTGAAGGCTGTAGGAAACTCCAAAAGAAAGACCCAGCACTCGCCGAGATCGTTGTACGTCTACATCGTCGTGTCGAAGCACAGATGATCATCCCCCAGCCTCCAGGAATTCTCCAAACTGCAGAGATGTCTCTCAACCTCGATGGTGACACCGCTGCACTTGGAGATGCCATGGCTGCTGCGGCTTCAGGTGTCCAGGGTGACAATATGTCTGTCGATAATTTGACTCTTGATGTCAGTATGGGTGGTGTACCATCTGACCTGGGACTTGGATCTGCCAATGATGGAGGAAGCTTGGATCCTTCAGGGGATGCTGCCATGTTTGAAGGATTCGATACTCAGGACATGGATAACTTTGATTGGGATGACATTGGTAACTCGTTTTAG
- a CDS encoding nucleotide-diphospho-sugar transferase: protein MAKLLAELTPPFPPSFMASRRYRWAAGLTFAFFVFFVLSNNGFLSQKPLKFHGSIEVDWSRFAYTQYVTNSDYLCNSVMFFESLDRLSSRADRVMMYPSHMFEANNGSSVDTQLLIKARDEYRVKLVPITVQHKDNKDDTWADSYTKLLAFNQTQYSRVLSIDSDSTLLQDMDELFLSPPAPVAMPRAYWLFPEKEILSSQVILIQPSEKEFARIMAKVDSASENDFDMEIVNYLYRESALVLPHRPYDLLTGEFRADNHKRYLGSDTEPWDPATVYNEAKLVHFSDWPLPKPWIQTDEELRLQSQPNCTTLSDGAEDCAARIIWNSFYTDFKRKRKEICGLSEVILPKEEYEE from the exons ATGGCAAAACTATTAGCTGAACTGACACCTCCATTCCCGCCAAGCTTCATGGCATCAAGGCGATATCGATGGGCAGCAGGACTCACTTTTgccttcttcgtcttcttcgtcctctcAAATAACGGATTTCTTTCCCAGAAGCCATTGAAATTCCATGGCTCAATCGAGGTCGACTGGTCGCGCTTCGCTTACACGCAATATGTCACCAATAGCGACTATCTCTGTAACTCAGTCATGTTCTTCGAATCGTTGGATCGCCTTTCTAGTCGTGCCGACCGTGTGATGATGTATCCTTCTCACATGTTCGAGGCAAATAACGGTAGTTCTGTGGATACCCAATTGCTCATAAAAGCTCGCGATGAATATCGAGTCAAGCTCGTTCCCATTACAGTTCAGCACAAGGACAATAAAGATG ATACCTGGGCCGATTCTTACACGAAGCTCCTCGCTTTTAATCAGACTCAATACAGCCGGGTGCTTTCTATCGATTCTGATTCCACGCTCTTACAAGACATGGATGAACTATTTCTTTCGCCCCCAGCACCAGTAGCCATGCCAAGAGCCTACTGGCTGTTCCCCGAGAAGGAGATCCTCTCATCTCAGGTGATACTTATTCAACCTTCTGAAAAAGAATTTGCTCGCATTATGGCCAAGGTGGATTCTGCCTCTGAGAACGACTTCGATATGGAGATTGTGAACTACCTGTATCGCGAGAGTGCCCTTGTCCTCCCGCATCGTCCCTATGATCTGTTAACGGGTGAGTTCCGTGCAGATAATCACAAGAGGTATCTCGGCTCTGATACTGAGCCTTGGGATCCCGCCACTGTCTATAACGAAGCGAAACTCGTCCATTTTTCTGATTGGCCGCTTCCTAAGCCATGGATACAAACGGATGAGGAGCTTCGCCTCCAGTCGCAGCCCAACTGCACGACTTTGTCAGATGGCGCTGAGGACTGCGCAGCAAGGATAATATGGAACTCTTTCTATACAGATTTCAAACGGAAGCGGAAG GAAATTTGCGGGCTGAGCGAGGTGATATTGCCCAAGGAAGAGTACGAGGAATGA
- a CDS encoding uncharacterized protein (domain of unknown function-domain containing protein), with translation MAFKRKTSSSFGLERRVRPRREDEWVEEPESQGSSSEGDDEVEEEEGIRGVSDDDDDEGEEDQESEEGSEDESEPEQDTPKIDLSSVSFGALAKAQASLPSAGRKSKSKKSTDEDASKTETPAPRKSTKSKDDPKPKRSSKHAPQEQTSKKPVSRRREILPDNRRQYRDPRFDPLVGRVDEEKASKAYAFLDEYRDKEMADLRAQIKKTKDSYEKDNLKRQLQSMESRKKANMRRQEEERLLKEHRQKEKELVAQGKTPFYLKKSEQKKQLLVNRYEGMSKGQVDRAIERKRKKVAGKEKKELDFLQRGSRPRG, from the exons ATGGCTTTCAAGCGAAAAACCTCATCGTCATTTGGACTGGAGAGAAGAGTGCGACCGAGGAGAGAGGATGAGTGGGTAGAAGAGCCAGAGAGTCAAGGTTCCTCAAGTgagggcgatgatgaggttgaggaggaggagggtatTCGAGGCGTatccgatgatgatgatgacgagggagaggaagatcAAGAATCTGAAGAAGGGTCGGAAGATGAATCAGAG CCTGAGCAAGACACGCCAAAGATAGACCTCTCATCGGTCTCATTCGGAGCTCTCGCAAAAGCACAAGCATCACTGCCATCTGCTGGCCGCAAATCGAAATCGAAGAAATCGACCGATGAAGACGCTTCAAAAACAGAAACGCCAGCACCCAGGAAATCCACCAAATCAAAGGACGACCCCAAGCCCAAACGATCTTCCAAACACGCCCCCCAAGAACAAACCTCCAAAAAGCCCGTATCTCGCCGCCGTGAGATCCTCCCAGATAACCGGCGCCAATATCGCGATCCTCGCTTCGACCCCCTAGTAGGCCGCGTcgatgaagagaaagctAGCAAAGCATACGCCTTCCTCGACGAATACCGCGACAAGGAGATGGCCGACCTTCGCGCccagatcaagaagaccaaAGACTCCTACGAGAAGGACAATCTAAAGCGCCAACTCCAATCTATGGAATCTCGCAAGAAGGCCAACATGCGAAGacaggaagaggagagattGCTAAAGGAGCATCgccagaaggagaaggagcttgTGGCGCAGGGCAAGACGCCGTTCTACCTGAAGAAGAgcgagcagaagaagcagttGCTTGTTAATAGATATGAGGGCATGAGCAAGGGACAGGTTGATAGGGCGAttgagaggaagaggaagaaggttgctggtaaggagaagaaggagttGGACTTTTTACAAAGAGGTTCTCGACCACGAGGATAA